The Solanum lycopersicum chromosome 6, SLM_r2.1 genome has a window encoding:
- the LOC100736434 gene encoding putative cytochrome P450 codes for MAIVTVIGATIGILIALFFVKSFYTLWWWPKMIEKKLKKEGIHGQPYQFLFGNLKEMTRMSREAKKKPLVNHDIVPWVNPFILHLSKTYERLFVMWAGPTPRITVTDPKLIKEVVNRHNEFQKPQANAFIDMFVTGLASYNGQKWDHHRKILNPAFHIEKIKRLYPAFCECCDEMINRWEDLVSKTGSCELDVADEFLNVGGDVISRAAFGSNIEEGRTIFILQKEQCDLILASPFTLFFPLLRFFPTESNRRARYIYKKVLSLIKGIIEKKEDAMRRGVSESDDILGLLLKGGLSTTEIIEECKEFYLAGQDTTTALLSWTLVALSMHPEWQDKARNEVFQVLGKNKPKFEDLNQLKIMNMIFQEVLRLYPALTLMRSTSKDTKLGEMTIPAGVQIFVPIYIAHRDPQVWGDDALIFNPNRFSEGVSKAAKEPLYFPFGWGPRMCIGNNFGMAEAKLVLSQILQRFWFKLSPSYVHAPQAILVMKPQYGAQIILNKL; via the exons ATGGCAATTGTTACAGTAATTGGTGCAACGATTGGCATTTTGATAGCCCTATTTTTTGTAAAATCGTTTTATACATTATGGTGGTGGCCAAAGATGATCGAAAAGAAGCTGAAGAAGGAAGGTATTCATGGTCAGCCGTACCAATTTCTGTTTGGAAATCTGAAAGAGATGACGAGAATGTCTAGAGAAGCAAAGAAAAAACCATTAGTAAATCACGATATTGTTCCTTGGGTGAATCCTTTTATTCTTCATCTTTCTAAAACTTACG AGAGATTATTTGTGATGTGGGCTGGACCAACCCCTCGGATTACAGTAACAGATCCAAAGCTAATAAAAGAAGTGGTGAACAGAcataatgaatttcaaaagcCTCAAGCCAATGCCTTCATTGATATGTTTGTTACTGGACTTGCTAGTTACAATGGTCAAAAATGGGATCACCATAGAAAGATACTAAACCCGGCTTTTCATATAGAGAAGATTaag AGGTTGTACCCAGCATTTTGCGAGTGTTGTGATGAAATGATAAATAGATGGGAGGACTTGGTTAGCAAAACTGGAAGTTGTGAATTGGATGTAGCAGATGAATTTCTAAATGTAGGTGGAGATGTTATATCGAGAGCTGCTTTTGGTAGCAATATTGAAGAAGGAAGGACTATTTTCATACTTCAGAAAGAGCAGTGCGATCTTATTTTGGCTTCTCCATTTACTCTCTTCTTTCCCTTACTAAG ATTCTTTCCAACAGAATCAAACAGAAGAGCAAGATACATCTACAAAAAAGTGTTATCATTGATCAAAGGAATCATAGAGAAGAAAGAAGACGCTATGCGAAGAGGAGTCTCAGAAAGTGATGATATATTAGGATTACTCTTAAAAGGAGGACTGTCAACCACTGAAATAATTGAAGAATGTAAGGAATTCTATCTTGCAGGACAAGATACAACCACAGCTTTGCTCTCCTGGACATTGGTAGCCTTGAGTATGCATCCTGAGTGGCAAGACAAAGCTAGAAATGAAGTATTTCAAGTACTTGGAAAAAACAAACCAAAGTTTGAGGACttgaatcaattaaaaata ATGAACATGATCTTCCAAGAGGTGTTGAGATTATACCCAGCACTCACCCTTATGCGAAGCACCTCAAAGGACACTAAATTGGGAGAAATGACAATTCCTGCAGGAGTACAAATTTTTGTGCCTATATACATAGCACATCGCGACCCCCAAGTATGGGGAGACGATGCACTGATTTTCAATCCAAATAGGTTCTCAGAAGGGGTATCCAAAGCTGCAAAAGAGCCATTGTATTTCCCCTTCGGTTGGGGTCCTCGAATGTGCATTGGTAATAACTTTGGAATGGCAGAAGCAAAGCTCGTTTTATCTCAAATTCTGCAGAGGTTTTGGTTCAAGCTCTCTCCTTCCTATGTTCATGCCCCTCAGGCAATACTCGTTATGAAGCCTCAGTATGGTGCTCAGATAATCCTCAACAAGCTCTGA